One Arthrobacter sp. StoSoilB20 DNA segment encodes these proteins:
- a CDS encoding sce7726 family protein: MTLQKNYRNETVYKNAIARKLLMGRHSPRTTTLLQEIRVNNSIVDMVLLNGVCEAFEIKTEFDSPGKLEKQLDDYYRAFTRVTVVCDELKEAQYLSHLADSPAGLMVYTRKGTLRSVRSPRIHADQLSVETMMSVLRQPEYMEIVHDVLGPQPDQPNTLRYRHYLNLAETIPPARYSELMAQRLKARRPREAGALENPKIEPIMSSLLRVNPTQSQYRKIVDWLNEGGPNDVFSVPARKAIRAAGDKGASPGN; encoded by the coding sequence ATGACGTTGCAGAAGAATTACCGCAATGAAACGGTCTATAAGAATGCTATCGCGCGAAAACTACTGATGGGCCGCCACAGCCCACGAACGACCACCCTTCTTCAGGAGATCCGCGTCAACAATTCCATCGTGGACATGGTCCTGCTCAACGGCGTATGCGAAGCGTTCGAAATCAAGACCGAGTTCGATTCCCCAGGCAAGCTCGAAAAGCAGCTCGATGACTACTACCGCGCATTCACCCGGGTCACGGTGGTCTGCGACGAATTGAAGGAAGCCCAGTACCTGAGCCACCTTGCCGACAGCCCCGCAGGGCTCATGGTCTACACCCGGAAGGGGACCCTGAGGTCCGTACGATCTCCCCGTATCCATGCAGACCAGTTAAGCGTGGAGACCATGATGTCTGTATTGCGGCAACCGGAGTACATGGAAATTGTCCACGACGTCCTCGGACCACAGCCGGACCAGCCCAACACCCTTCGATACCGGCACTATCTCAATTTGGCCGAAACAATACCCCCAGCCCGGTACTCTGAGCTGATGGCTCAACGACTGAAGGCCCGCCGTCCCCGCGAGGCCGGGGCGCTGGAGAACCCAAAGATTGAGCCGATCATGAGTTCACTCCTAAGAGTGAATCCAACGCAGAGCCAGTACCGCAAAATCGTTGATTGGCTCAACGAAGGGGGACCCAACGATGTATTTTCCGTACCTGCGCGGAAAGCAATTCGAGCTGCTGGCGATAAAGGAGCTAGCCCCGGCAATTAG
- a CDS encoding HEPN domain-containing protein, which translates to MMSNEIKSDHEKADAAGVFWIAGGKEVSGAVEYTDDNGYNLRLSSFCFMPVQVTVLDDRALQFSNDPAHIAADFSPRVILGRLDDGSLVTFMDAHMQPGPEFSIHTRQRFTGKQRLHGAHVSGEDQGVTAIRWTWPIPESAISWATEPEVAGPVPGRIGPWTHGGNAGLTFSSHEISSLGTLTQDIQLSSAQLLGLWTQKEPPSPLLTEVFIEDHGWCLYVPRGDEEQGILRRSSFLPLGDLTVEHLATWLPFAAKIDPFPYIANSRSGVIQVDAQVLVTALEGLHRRLHTKARPFQELSARAVERAMDEARAAGVRALTDEGFSDDAMANETLRNVLNHVDQPTYHERIVQLAAPVCEIAPGVCGPDLDLWVKIVKKIRNDQSHQLVNRFGGTELSSYFVAMISCRWILTLRILLELTDSNELKAALRKAQSFMFALANMDEEHLWDPPGALEMFRERSKASPSEPLSPAPVGDG; encoded by the coding sequence ATGATGAGCAACGAAATTAAATCCGATCACGAAAAGGCGGACGCCGCGGGGGTCTTTTGGATCGCGGGCGGCAAGGAAGTGTCCGGGGCCGTCGAATATACAGACGACAACGGCTACAATCTCCGACTTTCCAGTTTCTGCTTCATGCCTGTGCAGGTTACCGTCCTTGACGACAGGGCCCTTCAGTTCAGCAATGATCCCGCCCACATTGCTGCGGACTTTTCACCCCGAGTGATCCTTGGTCGACTCGATGATGGCTCTCTAGTGACGTTCATGGATGCACACATGCAACCCGGGCCAGAATTTTCGATCCACACCCGCCAGCGTTTCACGGGAAAACAACGGCTGCACGGCGCTCATGTCTCAGGCGAGGATCAAGGGGTTACAGCCATCCGTTGGACGTGGCCAATCCCAGAGTCGGCTATCAGCTGGGCTACAGAACCAGAAGTCGCTGGGCCGGTGCCGGGGCGAATCGGTCCTTGGACGCACGGTGGCAACGCCGGACTTACTTTCTCATCCCACGAGATCTCCTCGCTGGGCACCCTAACCCAGGACATACAGCTGTCCTCCGCCCAGCTCCTTGGCTTGTGGACGCAGAAGGAACCTCCTAGTCCTCTCCTCACAGAGGTCTTCATTGAGGATCACGGCTGGTGTCTGTACGTTCCGAGAGGAGACGAAGAGCAGGGAATCCTGCGGAGAAGCAGTTTTTTACCTCTGGGGGATCTCACAGTAGAGCACTTAGCTACGTGGCTTCCTTTTGCGGCGAAAATAGACCCGTTCCCGTACATCGCTAATTCCCGCTCAGGAGTAATCCAAGTGGATGCCCAGGTCTTGGTCACAGCTTTGGAAGGATTACACCGAAGGCTTCATACGAAAGCTCGGCCTTTTCAGGAGCTTAGTGCGCGAGCCGTGGAGCGGGCCATGGATGAAGCGCGCGCGGCAGGGGTTAGGGCCCTAACGGATGAGGGCTTCAGCGATGATGCGATGGCCAACGAGACGCTGCGCAACGTTCTGAACCACGTGGACCAGCCGACTTACCATGAGCGAATTGTCCAACTCGCAGCTCCTGTTTGTGAGATCGCCCCAGGGGTCTGCGGCCCAGACCTGGACCTTTGGGTCAAGATAGTCAAGAAAATCCGCAACGATCAGAGCCACCAACTGGTGAACCGGTTCGGTGGCACCGAACTTTCCTCCTATTTCGTTGCGATGATCTCGTGCCGGTGGATACTCACTCTCCGCATCCTGCTTGAGCTGACTGATAGTAATGAGCTCAAGGCGGCCCTCCGCAAGGCCCAAAGTTTCATGTTCGCCCTCGCGAACATGGATGAGGAACATCTTTGGGATCCACCAGGGGCACTAGAGATGTTTCGGGAACGGAGCAAAGCTAGTCCTTCCGAACCTTTGAGCCCCGCGCCCGTTGGAGATGGGTAA
- a CDS encoding recombinase family protein encodes MQRQLSVRFRNEYRVREGLNKEQHLARQLDALGGAGIEAQPIYVDEKSGTTTNRPGLQEAVRHARAGDVIVVHTLDRFGRTVRDTWNLVHVFGAKSLFFRLRPPRTCSPGWSCQGQRRYLRPERKQRLCFSIYVGILSRYETRSLA; translated from the coding sequence TTGCAGAGACAACTTTCGGTACGGTTCAGAAATGAATATCGGGTACGCGAGGGTCTCAACAAGGAGCAACACCTTGCCCGCCAGTTGGACGCCTTGGGGGGTGCCGGCATCGAGGCCCAGCCCATTTACGTGGACGAGAAGTCCGGGACGACCACGAATCGTCCAGGACTTCAGGAAGCAGTGCGCCACGCCCGAGCCGGGGACGTGATCGTGGTCCACACCCTGGACCGCTTTGGCCGGACCGTGCGAGACACTTGGAACCTCGTCCATGTTTTTGGGGCTAAATCCCTATTTTTCCGGCTGCGGCCGCCCCGAACCTGCAGCCCTGGCTGGTCATGTCAAGGGCAACGGCGATACCTACGACCAGAACGTAAACAACGGCTTTGCTTCTCAATCTATGTAGGCATACTATCTAGATATGAGACTAGATCCTTGGCCTGA
- a CDS encoding DUF418 domain-containing protein: MVALIPAAAFEEALFRIVLPLAFGAVVLKQLLPTKTSIIAATLAFSLWHLPTNAGAAIDHALFGGLMFILFRMSGSLVVPVLFHLMNNVASLAFTYTPNTMFGSPAGELVLILAKYALWCTALLWAFPLKSWRIGQAPAPTSHATSRHIRIPGIDFLRGIALLLIVTENALLFVKPTMGDSADGIARGAYAVLFEYRGINLFSILLGYSLYSLLRDRKQDIALRNIAFIAIGTVHGLFVLSADIMALYGLVLAFVVWNLKRKRGLGRRWTISVLVAWLVGALLTGVLNGFSDGPAASLTASSWDSGFEDRAVEWLSLVIGAPIAALQLLLPIALGYLTARYLKGHGARKPWLGSRTLGLGLFGASLVLCLPRGLELGSPTAELPVTWWAESVSAVGGLAGALGLWLLCIRGTGKAESPGLGPAVVVQQAVTSAGRNTLSGYLLSSIAMTALFTPYGLGLAEHGVIAVLLCAGGFWFLFCLAVAFFQRRPLLPLEEGVRSYSTSSAAARYPMSAR, translated from the coding sequence TTGGTAGCACTGATCCCGGCTGCAGCCTTTGAGGAAGCGTTGTTCCGGATAGTTCTGCCGCTGGCCTTCGGCGCCGTCGTCCTGAAGCAGTTGTTGCCGACCAAAACATCCATCATCGCAGCGACTCTTGCTTTCTCCTTATGGCACCTTCCCACGAACGCAGGAGCGGCCATAGACCACGCCCTATTCGGCGGACTGATGTTCATCCTCTTCAGGATGTCCGGTTCCCTGGTGGTCCCGGTGCTATTCCATCTGATGAACAACGTCGCTTCCTTGGCATTTACCTACACCCCGAACACCATGTTTGGATCCCCGGCCGGTGAATTGGTCCTGATCCTGGCGAAATACGCGCTCTGGTGTACGGCGCTGCTCTGGGCGTTTCCGCTCAAGAGCTGGCGTATCGGCCAGGCCCCTGCGCCCACAAGCCACGCCACATCCCGGCATATTCGCATCCCTGGTATCGACTTCCTCAGAGGCATCGCACTGCTCTTGATAGTGACGGAAAACGCGCTTCTGTTCGTTAAGCCGACGATGGGCGACTCCGCAGACGGGATCGCGCGGGGCGCCTACGCGGTGCTTTTCGAATACCGCGGCATCAACCTTTTTTCGATCCTGCTGGGCTACTCGCTTTACTCACTCCTGCGTGACCGGAAACAAGACATCGCCCTGCGCAACATTGCATTCATTGCCATTGGTACCGTTCACGGGTTGTTCGTTCTTTCAGCTGACATCATGGCCTTGTACGGGTTGGTTCTCGCGTTTGTTGTGTGGAACCTAAAGCGAAAGCGGGGACTTGGACGTCGGTGGACCATATCGGTTCTGGTTGCCTGGTTGGTCGGTGCTCTGCTGACAGGTGTCCTCAACGGTTTCTCCGACGGGCCGGCTGCATCTCTGACTGCTTCATCTTGGGACAGTGGATTTGAAGACCGGGCCGTTGAGTGGCTGAGCCTTGTTATCGGCGCGCCAATCGCCGCGCTGCAGCTGCTCCTGCCAATAGCGCTCGGGTACCTCACCGCCCGATACCTGAAAGGGCACGGCGCACGGAAGCCCTGGCTGGGCTCGCGGACGCTGGGCCTTGGGCTGTTTGGCGCTTCCTTGGTCTTATGTCTTCCACGAGGGCTCGAGCTCGGCTCGCCAACGGCCGAATTGCCGGTCACCTGGTGGGCGGAGTCCGTGTCGGCGGTCGGAGGCCTGGCAGGAGCTTTGGGACTGTGGCTGCTCTGCATCCGTGGGACAGGAAAAGCGGAATCCCCTGGTCTGGGGCCAGCCGTGGTTGTCCAGCAAGCTGTAACGAGCGCGGGCAGGAACACGCTCTCGGGCTACTTGCTTTCCTCCATCGCAATGACAGCACTGTTTACCCCCTACGGCCTGGGTCTGGCGGAGCATGGGGTCATCGCTGTGCTCCTGTGCGCGGGCGGGTTTTGGTTCTTGTTCTGCCTTGCCGTCGCCTTCTTCCAACGGCGCCCGCTGTTGCCGCTGGAAGAAGGCGTGCGTAGCTACAGCACTTCGTCGGCAGCGGCCCGCTACCCTATGTCGGCCCGTTGA
- a CDS encoding ATP-binding cassette domain-containing protein, which translates to MKAEVEFLSKSYGGKPVVSDVSFGCPESSVTTLLGPNGAGKSTVMRMMAGLAVPERGQALYDGRPLTSYTRPSSVASFMLGPNHLPGSCSVQRFLKMNADAADLPPNMIPETLSVTGLQAASRKKIRHLSLGMRMRLAIGASLMTDPSLLVLDEPFNGLDPEGTAWLRGLIMHRTGQGKAVLISTHLLREAEAYTDQVVVLDNGEVRAQESVQRPNARVRCVPTDAARFRQALNASDVRYAEGEDRSFAVELKAEALLLLCNRERIDLVSIDLNAQGQLEGIFENALRATGAQTHA; encoded by the coding sequence ATGAAGGCTGAGGTTGAGTTTCTTTCAAAGTCCTATGGGGGTAAGCCAGTCGTCTCGGACGTGTCTTTCGGCTGCCCGGAGTCCTCGGTCACGACCCTCTTGGGTCCGAATGGGGCCGGCAAATCAACGGTGATGCGGATGATGGCCGGCCTCGCCGTGCCGGAACGGGGCCAGGCACTCTACGACGGCCGCCCGCTCACTTCTTACACCCGGCCGAGTAGTGTTGCGTCTTTCATGCTTGGGCCAAACCATCTGCCCGGGTCGTGCAGCGTGCAAAGGTTCCTCAAGATGAACGCCGACGCCGCTGATCTTCCGCCCAACATGATCCCAGAGACTCTTTCCGTCACAGGGCTCCAAGCGGCATCACGGAAGAAAATCAGACACCTGTCATTGGGCATGAGAATGAGACTTGCCATTGGTGCCAGCCTCATGACCGACCCGAGTCTGCTGGTTCTGGATGAGCCCTTCAACGGGCTGGATCCTGAGGGAACTGCTTGGTTGCGCGGTTTGATCATGCACCGTACCGGGCAGGGAAAGGCTGTGTTGATTTCGACCCATCTTCTACGTGAAGCAGAGGCTTACACCGACCAGGTTGTCGTTCTCGACAATGGCGAGGTCCGGGCCCAGGAGTCGGTCCAGCGACCGAACGCCCGGGTGCGCTGCGTTCCGACGGACGCTGCTCGTTTCAGGCAAGCCCTGAACGCCAGCGATGTCAGATATGCCGAGGGGGAAGACCGTTCCTTCGCTGTCGAGCTCAAAGCTGAAGCGTTGCTTTTACTGTGCAACAGGGAACGGATTGATCTGGTGTCAATTGATCTGAACGCCCAGGGTCAGCTGGAAGGCATCTTTGAAAATGCCCTTAGGGCGACGGGAGCTCAAACGCATGCTTAA
- the leuD gene encoding 3-isopropylmalate dehydratase small subunit codes for MAFQPVTTVKGTAVPLRRNNVDTDQIIPAVYMKRITRTGFEDGLFASWRKDPEFVLNRPEHAGANILIAGPDFGTGSSREHAVWALMDYGFRVVISPRFADIFKGNAGKSGLLAIQLGQQHIEQMWEAVEAHPRRPLNVDLDAQTISAGDLTLDFTVDPDTRWRLLNGLDDIDLTLQHQDDITAFEQTRQAWLPTTTPK; via the coding sequence GTGGCCTTCCAACCCGTGACCACGGTCAAAGGCACCGCCGTGCCGCTGAGGCGCAACAACGTCGACACAGACCAGATCATCCCGGCCGTCTACATGAAACGCATCACCCGAACAGGATTCGAAGACGGCCTATTCGCCAGCTGGCGCAAAGACCCCGAGTTCGTGCTCAACCGCCCCGAACACGCAGGAGCAAACATCCTCATAGCCGGGCCCGACTTCGGCACCGGGTCTTCACGGGAACACGCCGTCTGGGCCTTGATGGACTACGGATTCCGGGTAGTCATCTCGCCACGCTTCGCCGACATCTTCAAAGGCAACGCAGGAAAATCAGGTCTCCTGGCCATCCAACTAGGCCAACAGCACATTGAACAAATGTGGGAAGCGGTGGAAGCACACCCTAGACGTCCCCTCAACGTGGACCTGGACGCACAAACCATTTCTGCTGGGGATCTCACTCTCGACTTCACTGTGGACCCCGACACCAGATGGCGGCTGCTCAACGGCCTGGACGACATCGACCTGACGTTGCAACACCAAGACGACATCACAGCCTTCGAGCAAACCAGGCAAGCCTGGCTGCCCACCACGACGCCAAAATAG
- a CDS encoding RDD family protein, with protein MSTSKSTTLTGLLDPVNGRPVRRHPDTGAYFVKASGGAHFWGRVLDAMVFLVGYVVLAVILAVVRESMMNSGSALGYNDGLWLSLYAVLWFVGLFVYGMIWGSVGSVGDAAAGMRSVRIKNGTTAGAWLGGWRAICWSFFPFFVVMLIASAISGGGDDTWDPKFAAIDRRSGIAQGQAPVPDPKAAAADQAAAAERRDLPNLYGQRPDARP; from the coding sequence ATGAGTACTTCGAAGTCCACCACCCTCACCGGCCTGCTTGACCCTGTCAACGGCCGCCCTGTCCGCCGGCACCCTGACACCGGCGCGTACTTCGTCAAAGCGTCCGGGGGCGCCCACTTCTGGGGCCGGGTACTGGACGCCATGGTGTTCCTTGTTGGGTACGTGGTCCTGGCCGTAATCCTTGCAGTGGTCCGGGAATCCATGATGAACAGCGGCTCTGCGCTCGGGTACAACGACGGTTTGTGGCTGAGCCTCTACGCTGTCCTGTGGTTTGTGGGGCTGTTCGTGTACGGCATGATCTGGGGATCCGTGGGCAGTGTGGGCGACGCCGCAGCCGGCATGCGCTCCGTGCGGATCAAGAACGGCACGACGGCGGGCGCCTGGTTGGGCGGATGGCGCGCCATCTGCTGGTCCTTCTTCCCGTTCTTCGTGGTCATGCTCATTGCCTCCGCCATCAGCGGCGGCGGCGATGACACGTGGGATCCGAAGTTCGCGGCCATCGATCGCCGCTCCGGCATTGCCCAAGGGCAGGCACCGGTTCCTGACCCCAAAGCGGCGGCAGCCGATCAGGCCGCTGCGGCCGAACGCCGGGATTTGCCCAACCTCTACGGCCAGCGCCCGGATGCACGGCCGTAA
- a CDS encoding CocE/NonD family hydrolase, giving the protein MTLMRPMLLTHGGIPETQFGAALGPLIANTHGRVEDILTNSMNHPFYDEYWQSKAPDLAAIEVPAYIVASWSDHGLHTRGTLEGFRRISSKQKWLEVHGRKKWQNFYDQDSLARQREFFDHFLKGEENTMESWPKVRIEVREKAYVGENRAENEWPLVRTEYTPLYLDTGR; this is encoded by the coding sequence ATGACGCTGATGCGACCGATGCTCCTCACCCACGGCGGGATCCCCGAGACACAATTCGGCGCTGCCCTGGGTCCGCTGATCGCCAACACCCACGGACGTGTTGAGGACATCCTGACCAACAGCATGAACCACCCCTTCTACGACGAATACTGGCAATCCAAAGCACCGGATCTGGCCGCCATCGAGGTCCCCGCCTACATCGTGGCGAGCTGGTCCGACCACGGCCTGCACACCAGAGGAACCCTCGAAGGGTTCCGTCGCATCTCCTCCAAGCAGAAGTGGCTCGAAGTGCACGGCCGGAAGAAGTGGCAGAACTTCTATGACCAGGACAGCCTGGCCCGCCAACGTGAGTTCTTCGACCACTTCCTCAAAGGGGAAGAAAATACCATGGAATCCTGGCCCAAGGTCCGGATCGAAGTCCGCGAGAAAGCCTATGTGGGCGAAAACCGTGCGGAAAACGAATGGCCCCTCGTCCGCACCGAATACACGCCCCTCTACCTCGACACCGGCCGCTGA
- a CDS encoding recombinase family protein has translation MIIGYARYAAHGSLAEDRGVQRDALLAAGVGRESIYEDQASAKGDDRAGLEACMGALRAGDTLVVWKLDRIGVDLSHLIGTIHNLVKNGVSLKILSGPGSTVETATSAQELISSIFAALAEFDRASTKERTVVGLRSARARGRAGGRPHKMTPEKVRRAAASMSKAETCVADLCRELGITRQTLYRYVSPDGELRAEGRKLASKKSSRPTDRLALAEDRADR, from the coding sequence TTGATTATCGGGTATGCAAGGTATGCCGCTCATGGGTCCCTCGCAGAGGACAGGGGCGTGCAGCGGGATGCCCTCCTCGCTGCCGGCGTTGGACGGGAGTCGATCTACGAAGATCAGGCCTCTGCCAAGGGCGACGACAGGGCTGGCTTGGAAGCGTGCATGGGGGCACTGCGTGCTGGCGACACCCTCGTTGTCTGGAAGCTCGACAGGATAGGCGTCGACCTCAGCCACCTAATTGGCACGATCCACAACCTCGTCAAGAACGGTGTAAGCCTCAAGATACTTAGCGGACCTGGGTCGACGGTAGAAACGGCGACCTCTGCCCAAGAACTGATCAGCAGCATCTTCGCTGCACTAGCCGAGTTCGACCGCGCGTCGACGAAGGAGCGAACAGTGGTTGGCCTGAGGTCCGCTCGGGCAAGAGGTCGCGCTGGTGGTCGTCCTCATAAGATGACACCAGAGAAAGTCCGGAGGGCCGCGGCATCCATGAGCAAAGCTGAAACTTGCGTCGCTGACTTGTGCAGGGAACTCGGAATTACTCGACAGACGCTGTACCGCTATGTCTCCCCTGACGGCGAGTTGCGTGCCGAGGGGCGAAAGTTGGCTTCGAAGAAGAGCTCACGTCCAACTGATAGGTTGGCCCTTGCCGAGGACAGGGCCGATCGATGA
- a CDS encoding inorganic diphosphatase, translated as MKHDVTIEIPKGSRVKYEVDHETGRVRLDRVLFTSMQYPTHYGFFENTLGEDGDPLDALVLLQDFDLHPGVIVESRPIGVFNMTDDGGGDAKVLCVPVDARFDHIQEVSDVSEYLIKEIEHFFTRYKDLEPGKWVKAEGWGDRAAAEAELEASIKRYVPAAH; from the coding sequence ATGAAGCACGACGTGACCATCGAGATCCCCAAGGGATCGCGCGTCAAGTACGAAGTTGACCACGAAACCGGCCGTGTCCGCCTGGACCGCGTCCTGTTCACCTCCATGCAGTACCCCACGCACTACGGTTTCTTCGAGAACACCCTGGGCGAAGACGGCGACCCGCTGGACGCACTGGTGCTCCTGCAGGACTTCGACCTCCACCCGGGCGTCATTGTTGAATCCCGCCCCATCGGCGTCTTCAACATGACCGACGACGGCGGCGGAGACGCCAAGGTCCTCTGCGTCCCCGTTGACGCACGTTTCGACCACATCCAGGAAGTCAGCGACGTCAGCGAATACCTGATCAAGGAAATCGAGCACTTCTTCACGCGCTACAAGGACCTGGAGCCCGGCAAGTGGGTCAAGGCTGAGGGCTGGGGCGACCGCGCCGCTGCCGAGGCCGAGCTGGAAGCTTCCATCAAGCGCTACGTTCCGGCAGCACACTAG
- a CDS encoding sce7725 family protein: protein MYFPYLRGKQFELLAIKELAPAIRESGFVHPVVEPVRDIAAGPTLLRNLAALADQSVPCTVIINPEVGDMKGISKSATILTQLEPIFAANKRMRIGIHLSSEPEIEGLLDILERASRRYSADLFYGTAVISEPTMRRLAGVCDVKVHLAEDKNSVRRYRRTFASPSAVLLRDNFAKQERNQDYYDIEESIFTEDNIFFREDNYIGFGDYQTIGELFKEGGSLPRVVAIHLTYQRPRDEAIFIRHFCSTPNGSSADTAGKYLEALSKLVNFADSAGLGNPALDTFRSHLDRQTFPGLGVIKKLSIQNHIYVAMGALARG from the coding sequence ATGTATTTTCCGTACCTGCGCGGAAAGCAATTCGAGCTGCTGGCGATAAAGGAGCTAGCCCCGGCAATTAGGGAGTCTGGTTTCGTCCATCCGGTTGTCGAACCGGTTCGGGACATTGCCGCCGGGCCCACACTTCTGCGAAACCTCGCGGCCCTTGCCGATCAGAGTGTGCCCTGCACTGTCATCATCAACCCCGAGGTCGGTGACATGAAGGGGATCTCCAAGAGCGCAACAATACTCACGCAATTGGAACCGATTTTCGCAGCGAACAAACGGATGCGCATAGGCATCCATCTCTCGAGCGAACCTGAAATCGAGGGACTGCTGGACATCCTCGAGCGGGCGAGCCGCCGCTACTCGGCGGACCTGTTCTATGGAACTGCAGTAATCAGCGAGCCCACCATGCGGCGGCTCGCCGGGGTATGCGACGTCAAGGTGCACCTGGCCGAAGACAAAAACTCAGTGCGACGGTACCGCCGAACCTTTGCCAGCCCGTCAGCGGTCCTGCTCAGGGACAATTTCGCCAAGCAGGAACGCAACCAGGACTATTACGACATTGAAGAATCGATCTTCACCGAAGACAACATCTTCTTCAGAGAAGACAACTACATAGGGTTTGGCGACTACCAAACGATCGGCGAGCTCTTCAAAGAGGGTGGATCCCTTCCCCGCGTCGTTGCCATCCACCTGACCTATCAACGGCCCCGCGATGAGGCAATTTTCATCCGACACTTCTGCTCCACACCCAACGGATCTTCGGCCGACACCGCAGGAAAATATCTCGAAGCGTTGTCTAAACTGGTGAACTTCGCCGATTCGGCAGGCCTCGGCAACCCTGCCCTGGACACATTCCGCTCACATCTGGACCGTCAAACCTTCCCCGGGCTGGGAGTAATCAAGAAGCTCTCCATCCAAAACCACATCTACGTGGCCATGGGGGCGCTGGCCCGTGGCTGA
- a CDS encoding CocE/NonD family hydrolase C-terminal non-catalytic domain-containing protein, with translation MVFDHTFTKDTKITGYTKLRLWVEAQGSNDMDLFVALKKIDTAGKEVNFPFFSTFDDGNVALGWLRVSRRQLADDSRPEQPRYTHQTEELFTEGEIVPVEIEIWPSSTLFHTGETLRLVVQGHDVNSYEQGLFAQGHTYTRNSGRHIIHSGNGHDSHLLLPIIP, from the coding sequence GTGGTTTTTGACCACACCTTCACAAAGGACACAAAAATCACCGGGTACACGAAGCTCCGGCTATGGGTTGAAGCACAAGGCTCCAACGACATGGACCTGTTCGTTGCCCTCAAAAAGATCGACACTGCAGGCAAGGAAGTGAACTTCCCGTTCTTCTCCACCTTTGACGACGGAAATGTTGCCCTGGGCTGGTTGCGGGTCAGCCGCCGGCAGCTCGCCGACGACTCACGACCGGAACAGCCCCGCTACACGCACCAAACCGAGGAACTGTTCACCGAAGGCGAGATCGTGCCGGTAGAGATTGAAATCTGGCCTTCCAGCACGCTGTTCCACACCGGCGAAACTTTGCGGCTCGTCGTCCAAGGCCATGACGTCAACAGCTACGAGCAGGGCTTGTTCGCTCAAGGCCACACCTACACCCGCAACAGTGGACGACACATCATCCACTCCGGCAACGGGCACGACTCGCACCTGCTGCTGCCCATCATCCCGTAG